The Gemmatimonadota bacterium genome has a segment encoding these proteins:
- a CDS encoding phosphotriesterase, with protein MITRRTFIQQSLATAGVLAIAPSAFASKPQVMTVTGPITPEQMGLTLPHEHIMSIFGGQPVKVAQYDEEKLFARVIPYLKMLKVFGVQTICECTGAYFGRRVDLLRRISRETGMQILTNTGYFGAAHDRYVPAHAFEETVDQIAQRWIDEWENGIDGTDIRPGFIKIGVDPGMPSDIDKKLILAAGKTHLKTGLTIVSHTSGSTDAAVEQVALLEEMGVHPEAWIWAHAQRVKDPADLTPVAQAGAWIGLDSIRDETLNPHLDALRHMRRFGVLPRVLLSHDGNSFGYGDRPFKPYNAIFDQFIPLMRKANFTDEDIHQITVKNPQEAFAIRIRKAQQDDFDY; from the coding sequence ATGATTACCCGAAGAACATTTATACAACAAAGCCTCGCAACTGCGGGTGTGCTGGCAATTGCCCCGTCGGCTTTTGCATCAAAACCACAGGTGATGACTGTAACCGGGCCGATAACACCCGAGCAGATGGGGCTCACCCTCCCCCACGAACACATCATGTCTATTTTCGGCGGACAGCCAGTCAAAGTGGCGCAATACGACGAAGAAAAATTATTCGCCAGGGTTATCCCCTATCTCAAAATGTTAAAAGTATTTGGCGTGCAAACCATTTGTGAATGTACGGGGGCTTATTTTGGACGGCGCGTGGATTTGCTCCGGCGCATCTCACGAGAAACCGGGATGCAAATACTGACCAATACCGGATATTTTGGCGCAGCGCACGATCGCTACGTGCCAGCACACGCCTTTGAAGAAACAGTTGATCAAATTGCCCAACGCTGGATTGATGAGTGGGAAAACGGGATTGACGGGACAGATATTCGCCCGGGATTTATCAAAATTGGCGTTGACCCCGGCATGCCCTCTGACATAGACAAAAAACTCATTTTGGCGGCGGGCAAAACCCATCTCAAAACGGGTCTGACAATTGTCTCGCACACAAGTGGCAGCACGGATGCGGCTGTTGAGCAGGTTGCGCTGCTCGAAGAAATGGGCGTCCATCCCGAGGCGTGGATCTGGGCACACGCACAACGCGTCAAAGATCCCGCCGACCTGACCCCCGTTGCGCAAGCAGGTGCGTGGATCGGGCTAGATAGCATCCGCGACGAAACCCTCAATCCCCATCTCGATGCACTGCGCCATATGAGAAGATTTGGCGTTTTGCCCCGGGTTTTACTTTCTCACGACGGAAATTCATTTGGATATGGCGACCGTCCTTTTAAGCCTTATAATGCCATTTTTGACCAATTTATTCCACTGATGCGAAAAGCGAACTTTACCGATGAAGACATTCACCAGATCACCGTAAAAAATCCTCAAGAAGCATTTGCCATTCGGATTCGCAAAGCACAGCAAGATGACTTTGACTACTGA
- a CDS encoding sulfatase: MNRREFIKQTAVATVAMPSILRAQTDDRPNIVLFLADDMTWRDCGVYGNAEVQTPNLDRLSREGMRFDGCFTSTSICAPTRQQLYTGMFPIRNGAYPQGGFVHPGVKSMAHHFKALGYRVGIIGKQHYGPSESFPFEVLKTTRTNELLDSDASIQVIQEFINREPGQPYCLIVASRNPHLPYTKGPQDMYDPDKVTIPPYLIDTPETRKRLAAYYAEITALDAELGRCLQIISDNTLVVFSTEQGSAFPYGGKWTCYENGLHTGLIMRWPGKIEAGSSCDALVQYVDILPTLLQVAGGDPAQVDTGKAGAPDGGSGFDGKSFWHLVAGNGNHHRDYVYGAYTNRGVRDGTDYPIRSVRSRRYKYIANLNHEGVFQCNVTRFMDEMGWAEAAQKNPALAPRVHALRHRPAVEFYDLENDPYELENLSGDAQYAGIMKEMRTELDAWMAQQNDRGMETELEAYAHVNPASAKYKQYRESQKK, translated from the coding sequence ATGAACCGACGCGAGTTCATCAAACAAACTGCCGTAGCGACCGTTGCAATGCCATCAATACTTCGGGCACAGACAGATGATCGTCCCAATATTGTATTGTTTTTGGCTGACGATATGACGTGGCGAGACTGCGGCGTATATGGCAATGCAGAAGTACAAACGCCAAATCTGGATCGCCTATCGCGTGAAGGCATGCGTTTTGATGGCTGTTTTACCTCCACGTCAATTTGCGCGCCCACCCGTCAGCAATTGTACACCGGAATGTTTCCAATACGCAATGGCGCATATCCCCAGGGGGGATTTGTGCATCCGGGTGTTAAGAGCATGGCGCATCATTTCAAAGCACTGGGCTATCGCGTTGGAATCATTGGAAAACAACACTACGGACCATCCGAATCATTTCCCTTTGAGGTATTGAAAACAACCAGAACCAATGAATTGCTGGATTCCGATGCGTCAATCCAGGTTATTCAAGAATTCATCAATCGAGAACCGGGACAGCCCTATTGTCTGATCGTCGCATCTCGCAATCCCCACCTGCCATATACAAAAGGGCCGCAGGACATGTACGATCCGGATAAAGTGACGATTCCACCGTATTTAATCGACACCCCGGAAACGCGAAAACGATTGGCGGCGTACTATGCCGAAATTACCGCACTGGACGCCGAGTTGGGCCGATGTCTGCAAATCATATCGGATAACACACTCGTGGTTTTCTCCACGGAACAGGGATCAGCATTCCCCTATGGCGGCAAGTGGACGTGTTATGAAAACGGGTTGCACACCGGGCTGATCATGCGCTGGCCGGGCAAAATTGAGGCGGGTTCATCCTGCGATGCTCTCGTGCAATATGTGGATATTTTGCCAACGCTCCTACAAGTCGCAGGCGGCGATCCCGCACAAGTCGATACGGGCAAAGCAGGCGCGCCAGATGGAGGATCTGGATTTGACGGAAAAAGTTTTTGGCATCTCGTCGCAGGAAATGGCAATCATCACCGGGATTACGTATATGGCGCTTATACCAATCGCGGTGTTCGAGACGGGACAGATTATCCGATTCGCTCGGTGCGCTCCAGAAGATATAAATACATCGCAAATCTCAATCACGAAGGTGTGTTTCAGTGCAATGTGACGCGGTTTATGGACGAAATGGGATGGGCAGAAGCAGCCCAAAAAAATCCAGCACTCGCGCCCCGGGTACACGCCTTGCGGCATCGCCCGGCAGTGGAATTTTACGACCTGGAAAACGATCCCTACGAGTTGGAAAATTTATCTGGAGACGCCCAATACGCAGGTATCATGAAAGAGATGCGGACGGAACTCGATGCGTGGATGGCGCAGCAAAATGACCGTGGAATGGAAACCGAATTGGAAGCGTACGCCCATGTGAATCCAGCATCTGCAAAGTACAAACAGTATCGTGAATCCCAAAAAAAATAA
- a CDS encoding MFS transporter — protein sequence MSTSKTDQKAAPWGEGEPIGRDYPPIPLLEKIAYGVGVLPMNTSVNSIKKLSGPIFNITLGMHPSKVGTVLLLSRGWDAITDPFMGWLSDNTKSRWGRRRPYLFLGAILTAIGYALILNVPQGLSQDALYAYFMFASLGLYTCVTILQVSYNSLGFELSHNYHERTNIFAYRSFFQQISTILVGYLFYFCTLDIFGDTMTGAKYVGIGVGLVIFIFLLPTVFLVREGHSEQAAKQEKVPVGWAIKTTLKTKPFLILSSLTVVTIFGGNFTLALGPYVNIYHVAQGDVKFGAEIQGHAILIGTIVSFAAIPVLTYLSSRIGKIKTLGISISSLLLGSILKWFCYTPAMPYLQLIVQPFIRIGEMGFWLIITSMKADICDWDEWKTGFRREGMYGAATGWFQKVTQATTFALGQGYILAIIGFDATKGVAQDPGVMFWMRFLFAVLPAILAVAGLILLKFYEIDDEKAKEIKADLDKRNN from the coding sequence GTGTCCACAAGTAAAACAGATCAAAAAGCAGCACCCTGGGGCGAGGGCGAACCCATTGGGCGGGATTATCCGCCGATTCCATTGCTCGAAAAGATCGCTTATGGCGTCGGCGTCCTGCCGATGAACACAAGTGTCAATTCGATCAAAAAGCTCTCAGGCCCCATTTTTAATATTACGCTGGGCATGCATCCATCTAAGGTTGGCACTGTCCTGTTGCTCTCCCGAGGCTGGGATGCGATTACCGATCCCTTTATGGGATGGCTTTCGGACAACACAAAATCTCGCTGGGGCCGGCGCAGACCCTATCTCTTTCTGGGCGCTATTTTGACGGCCATTGGCTACGCACTCATTTTGAACGTGCCCCAAGGACTGAGTCAAGACGCACTATATGCGTATTTTATGTTTGCCAGTCTGGGCCTCTACACCTGTGTCACCATTTTGCAAGTATCCTACAACAGTCTCGGCTTTGAACTGAGCCACAACTATCACGAGCGGACAAATATCTTTGCGTACCGCTCGTTTTTTCAGCAGATCAGCACCATTCTCGTGGGCTATCTCTTCTATTTTTGCACACTCGATATTTTTGGCGACACCATGACGGGAGCCAAATACGTCGGCATTGGCGTTGGCCTGGTCATTTTTATATTTTTATTACCCACTGTTTTTCTCGTGCGCGAAGGCCACTCAGAACAGGCAGCTAAACAGGAAAAAGTACCCGTCGGTTGGGCGATCAAAACAACCCTGAAGACCAAACCATTCCTCATCCTGAGTAGCCTGACGGTCGTAACTATTTTTGGTGGCAATTTCACGCTGGCATTGGGACCTTATGTCAACATCTATCACGTTGCCCAGGGAGATGTAAAATTTGGAGCCGAGATACAAGGACACGCTATTCTCATCGGAACCATCGTATCCTTCGCCGCCATTCCCGTATTGACCTATTTGTCCTCTCGAATTGGAAAGATCAAAACCCTTGGTATTTCAATCTCCTCCCTTCTCCTCGGTTCTATTTTGAAGTGGTTCTGCTATACGCCAGCAATGCCCTATTTGCAACTCATCGTACAGCCCTTTATCCGCATCGGCGAAATGGGCTTCTGGCTCATTATTACGTCGATGAAAGCCGATATCTGCGACTGGGATGAATGGAAAACCGGCTTTCGGCGCGAAGGCATGTACGGCGCGGCAACGGGCTGGTTTCAAAAAGTGACACAGGCGACCACATTCGCGCTCGGGCAGGGATATATTCTGGCAATCATTGGATTTGACGCTACAAAAGGTGTGGCACAAGATCCAGGCGTGATGTTCTGGATGCGCTTTCTCTTTGCCGTATTGCCCGCGATCCTGGCCGTGGCGGGATTGATCCTGTTAAAATTTTATGAAATCGACGACGAAAAAGCCAAAGAGATTAAGGCAGATCTGGATAAACGAAATAATTGA